Genomic segment of Oscillospiraceae bacterium:
AATGTTCGCACCACCCATGTATAAATCCCGCGAGCGTTCACGGAGCAAAGCTAAGTTATCATTGATGTCCTCGTTGGGTGAGCCGCTCTCACTATCCCAGCCTTTCGTAGCTTTTTTGTTTTCGTTTGCGCCGTGGTGAGAGTAACCGGAATTCAAAATATTTAACTGTCGTTTCGCCCATTCCCTTTTAGCCGCTTTTGCTGGTGAAAAGTAGGCTATAGCCTTATCTAACATCGTCGGTTCTTCCAACGTAGTCGGGTTCCTGTTGTTAATTTTTTTGGTCATGATGCCCCCCTACATATCCCTCGGGATTATTTGCTGCACTCTGATTCGTGATACGCCGGCGATTTCGTCTACTTTATCAGACCAATATTTAACTGATGTTCTGATTTCTCGTAAGTCTGCACGGCGTAACCGTCTTGTGCCCATTTGATATTCTTGGCCGGTCATCACGGCTTGTTCTGCCATAATCCAACCATTCAACATGTCTTTTGCAGTTTGAATGCTGATCATACTTCGACCCCCTTGCTGATTGTGCCTCTGCGCTTGGCGGGGGCAATCTTTTTGACATTTTTGCGCTTTTTCAGCTCCTCAAAATTCGGATTAAGAATTTCTATGGCAGCGACATTGTAAACTCGACAGTCCAACGGCTCATTTCTTGCCCCTGTTTTAACTATCCATTCTGTTTTTGGTCAACACTCTCGGTAATCCCAAAATACATAATCCCGTATTTACGCCACTTGTCGGCTGTTCCTGTAACTAAAATCAACCCAAAATCATACCTTGTACAGCGTTTATACAGCA
This window contains:
- a CDS encoding DUF6148 family protein → MISIQTAKDMLNGWIMAEQAVMTGQEYQMGTRRLRRADLREIRTSVKYWSDKVDEIAGVSRIRVQQIIPRDM